One genomic segment of Pseudorasbora parva isolate DD20220531a chromosome 6, ASM2467924v1, whole genome shotgun sequence includes these proteins:
- the LOC137078204 gene encoding serine/threonine-protein kinase pim-1-like — translation MERPEHTAKNNPTENFNLYDETRVPPQLFHTLYEVGKKLEYNGRVHEGIRKSDGQKVFIKFVERQQRGEPSESPEFFSDEITTMLTLQKLPTCDHVIQFYDWFVMKDDDVLVMEYPHPSVTLAEFIKSKKGHLTEDMARRIMWQLADGLRHCWDRGVFFLSEGQLLINPDTLQLKINFSCEAKCLGEGVKLSHAPFFYFVMNALIKAIRRPFWKKTVSRECVRLLKRLRPKGKRPVYTLENISHDPWFAGMKENETCRKK, via the exons ATGGAGAGACCTGAACACACTGCGAAGAACAACCCAACAG AGAACTTCAACCTTTATGATGAAACGAGAGTGCCACCTCAACTCTTCCACACTCTTTATGAAGTGGGAAAGAAACTGGAATATAATGGCCGTGTCCATGAAGGAATCAGAAAATCGGACGGCCAAAAG gtGTTCATCAAATTTGTTGAGAGGCAGCAGCGCGGGGAACCATCGGAATCG CCTGAGTTTTTCAGTGACGAGATTACTACAATGCTAACATTGCAAAAGCTTCCAACATGCGACCATGTCATACAGTTTTATGACTGGTTTGTCATGAAAGATGACGACGTGCTTGTAATGGAATATCCTCATCCCTCTGTGACCTTGGCTGAATTCATCAAGAGTAAAAAAGGTCACCTGACCGAAGACATGGCGAGACGCATCATGTGGCAGCTCGCCGATGGACTGCGCCACTGCTGGGATCGGGGGGTTTTCTTTCTCTCTGAGGGACAATTGCTCATCAACCCTGACACCCTGCAGCTGAAGATAAACTTTAGTTGCGAGGCTAAATGTCTAGGAGAAGGAGTTAAATTATCACACGCTCCATTCTTCTACTTCGTCATGAATGCGCTCATCAAAGCAATAAGACGCccgttttggaaaaaaactgtgTCCAGAG AATGCGTCAGACTTCTCAAGCGACTTCGTCCCAAAGGAAAGCGGCCAGTTTACACCTTAGAGAACATTTCACATGATCCCTGGTTCGCGGGTATGAAGGAGAACGAAACCTGCAGAAAAAA GTAG